A region from the Etheostoma spectabile isolate EspeVRDwgs_2016 chromosome 9, UIUC_Espe_1.0, whole genome shotgun sequence genome encodes:
- the LOC116695456 gene encoding elongation factor 2 — MVNFTVDQIRAIMDKKANIRNMSVIAHVDHGKSTLTDSLVSKAGIIASARAGETRFTDTRKDEQERCITIKSTAISLFYELAENDLEFIKQAKDGSGFLINLIDSPGHVDFSSEVTAALRVTDGALVVVDCVSGVCVQTETVLRQAICERIKPVLMMNKMDRALLELQLEAEDLYQTFQRIVESVNVIISTYGEDEHGPMGNLMVDPTIGTVGFGSGLHGWAFTLKQFAEMYAAKFAAKGNTQMTSAEHCKKVEDMMKKLWGDRYFDAATGKFLKTPNGPDGSKLPRTFVALILDPIFKVFDAIMNFKKEETAKLIQKLEIKLDTEDKEKEGKPLLKAVMRRWLPAGEALLQMITIHLPSPVTAQRYRCELLYEGPGDDEAAMGIKNCDSKAPLMVYISKMVPTNDKGRFYAFGRVFSGSVSTGLKVRIMGPNYVPGKKDDLYLKPIQRTILMMGRYVEPIEDVPCGNIVGLVGVDQFLVKTGTITTFEQAHNMKVMKFSVSPVVRVAVEVKNPADLPKLVEGLKRLSKSDPMVQCIIEESGEHIVAGAGELHLEICLKDLEEDHACVPLKKSDPVVSYRETVSAESSVMCLSKSPNKHNRLFMKACPFPDGLAEDIEKGDVAPRQEMKARARYLNEKYEWDVGESRKIWCFGPDGTGPNLLMDVTKGVQYLNEIKDSVVAGFQWAVKEGVLCEENMRAIRFNVHDVTLHTDAIHRGGGQIIPTARRALYACELTAQPRMMEPVYLVEIQCPEVAMGGIYGVLNRRRGHVFEEVAVMGTPMRVTKAYLPVMESFGFTADLRSHTGGQAFPQCVFDHWQILPGDPLDPASKPGIVVTETRKRKGLKEGVPELENYLDKL; from the exons ATG GTGAACTTTACCGTCGACCAAATCCGTGCCATCATGGACAAGAAGGCAAACATCCGTAACATGTCTGTGATTGCACATGTTGACCACGGGAAGTCCACTCTGACAGACTCGCTTGTGTCAAAGGCTGGCATCATCGCCTCAGCTCGTGCTGGAGAGACCCGTTTCACTGACACTCGCAAAGATGAGCAGGAACGTTGCATCACCATCAAGTCAAC TGCCATCTCCCTATTCTACGAGCTGGCTGAAAATGACTTGGAGTTCATTAAGCAGGCTAAGGATGGCTCTGGCTTCTTGATCAACCTGATTGACTCACCAGGACATGTTGACTTCTCCTCTGAAGTGACTGCTGCTCTCCGTGTCACTGATGGAGCCCTGGTTGTAGTGGACTGTGTGTCTG GTGTTTGTGTACAAACTGAGACAGTGCTCCGTCAGGCCATTTGTGAGCGTATCAAGCCAGTCCTGATGATGAACAAGATGGACCGTGCCTTGCTAGAGTTGCAACTTGAAGCTGAAGACCTTTACCAGACTTTCCAGCGTATTGTTGAGTCAGTCAATGTCATCATCTCCACTTATGGAGAAGATGAACATGGACCTATGGGCAACCTCATG GTCGACCCAACTATTGGTACCGTTGGCTTTGGCTCTGGACTCCATGGCTGGGCTTTCACACTGAAGCAGTTTGCTGAGATGTATGCAGCCAAGTTTGCTGCCAAGGGCAACACTCAGATGACCTCAGCTGAGCACTGCAAGAAGGTAGAAGACATGATGAAGAAGCTGTGGGGTGATAG GTACTTTGATGCGGCCACTGGAAAGTTCTTAAAGACTCCTAATGGGCCTGATGGCAGCAAACTCCCCCGCACCTTTGTTGCTCTTATCCTGGATCCAATCTTCAAG GTGTTTGATGCAATCATGAACTTTAAGAAGGAGGAAACTGCCAAACTGATCCAGAAGCTGGAAATCAAGTTGGATACCGAAGACAAGGAAAAGGAGGGTAAGCCTCTCCTGAAGGCTGTGATGCGCCGCTGGCTGCCTGCTGGAGAAGCCCTTCTGCAAATGATCACCATCCACCTGCCTTCCCCTGTCACTGCCCAGAGGTACCGTTGCGAACTCCTCTATGAAGGACCTGGAGATGATGAGGCTGCCATGG gtATCAAGAACTGTGACTCCAAGGCACCTTTGATGGTGTACATCTCAAAGATGGTCCCCACCAACGACAAGGGTCGCTTCTATGCATTTGGTCGTGTGTTCTCTGGGTCTGTCTCAACTGGCCTGAAAGTACGTATTATGGGACCAAACTATGTCCCTGGAAAGAAGGACGACCTTTACTTGAAGCCGATTCAGAG GACTATTTTGATGATGGGTCGTTACGTTGAGCCCATTGAGGATGTACCATGTGGTAACATTGTGGGTCTTGTTGGTGTGGACCAGTTCCTTGTCAAGACTGGAACCATCACCACCTTCGAGCAGGCGCACAACATGAAAGTGATGAAGTTCAGTGTCAGTCCTGTGGTGAGAGTTGCTGTGGAGGTCAAAAACCCTGCCGACTTGCCCAAGTTGGTAGAGGGTTTGAAGCGTCTGTCCAAGTCCGATCCTATGGTGCAGTGCATCATTGAGGAGTCTGGCGAGCATATCGTTGCTGGAGCTGGAGAGCTACATCTGGAGATTTGTCTGAAGGATCTGGAGGAGGATCATGCTTGTGTTCCACTCAag aaATCTGATCCAGTGGTGTCCTACAGGGAGACAGTCAGTGCAGAATCAAGTGTTATGTGTCTGTCAAAGTCCCCAAACAAGCACAACCGTCTGTTCATGAAGGCCTGCCCCTTCCCAGATGGCCTGGCAGAGGACATTGAGAAGGGTGATGTTGCTCCTCGTCAGGAGATGAAGGCACGTGCCCGCTACCTCAATGAAAAGTATGAATGGGATGTCGGTGAGTCCAGAAAGATCTGGTGCTTCGGACCTGATGGAACTGGCCCCAACCTTTTGATGGATGTTACCAAGGGAGTGCAGTACCTGAATGAGATCAAGGATAGTGTTGTCGCTGGCTTCCAGTGGGCAGTCAAGGAG GGTGTGCTCTGTGAAGAGAACATGCGTGCCATTCGCTTCAACGTCCATGATGTGACCCTCCATACAGATGCTATTCACCGTGGTGGTGGTCAAATTATTCCCACAGCTCGCAGAGCTCTGTATGCATGCGAGCTCACTGCCCAGCCCAGAATGATGGAGCCTGTCTACCTTGTGGAGATCCAG TGTCCTGAGGTTGCAATGGGTGGAATCTACGGTGTGTTGAACAGGAGGCGTGGTCACGTGTTTGAGGAGGTTGCTGTCATGGGAACACCCATGCGTGTTACCAAGGCTTACTTGCCTGTTATGGAATCATTTG GTTTCACAGCTGACCTTCGTTCCCACACTGGTGGCCAGGCCTTcccacagtgtgtgtttgaccaTTGGCAGATCCTCCCAGGAGACCCATTAGACCCCGCAAGCAAGCCTGGTATTGTTGTCACGGAGACACGCAAACGCAAGGGTCTTAAGGAAGGTGTCCCAGAATTGGAGAACTACCTGGACAAATTGTAA